gtttctCATGGTGCTGAGATGTTGCGTGCCTGACACGtgcaaataattttcttttcatgttgaTTTTATGCTTATAATTATCTTCTCATATTACTTTGAAATGACCATCTCTGTGGATCTCCATAAAGTGGTGATAAACAGTCACATGGTGACTCTAAAAGGTTATCTCCATGGAAGTGAGGAGTGATCTCTGGAACCTCTTAATGCAGTATGCCTTTTTGCTATCTCCATTCCTATATGAAAGAAAACCCATCACATTCAAGAGTCAAGAATATAATATTGACAAGCcactctttttttgttttcttatgaaCATACATAATCCATTCAATTTCAACATATAGAAAGAGAATCCAGTTTTCTGCGTTTTCTTTCCGCTTATCTACCCACTGCACATGCTTTGCCTACACAATTGTGCAGTGAAACGACACTACTGGATCTTTCTGACTTTTCATTGTGTATTGCCTTTTCTCAGCTTCAGGGAATTGGAGGAGTTGACTTAAAGAAAGTGGAAGAACAGACACTAGAATTGGAGAAGAATCTGATTGTGAAAGAACTGGAAACGCTTGATGTATTAGAAGAACTGGGAACAACCAAAAGGATTGTGGAAGATTTGAAGTGGCAGCTCCAGCATGAAGCGCTGAAATCCATGACAGTCCCCGAACCACAAGAACGGATGCCAACTCCTATGAATGAGgacataaaaaaggaaaatcataaGTATATTCTGAGCAATCACGAGCAAGCCGTGGGAACTTCCAGCCTGTGCCCTTCTCCATCTCCTGATTTGATCCTGATGGAGTTGAATCAAGCGAAGTTGAACCTGGGTAAAACCATACATGAGCTTGGTCTGATTCAAACATCCGTTGAGTCTctcaataagaaaataaagaaagagaaagccTCGCTTGAGAAAACCCGCCAGAGGCTGACATCAAAGCCCGCAGGCGCATCATATCTGAAGGAAGAACCAGAACGGCAAAGGACGAAGCCGCTATTGGTGGACGATTCTGACCTCTTTGGGAACTGCAAAAATATCATGGAATTACTTCCAGATGGGAATTACAGGCCTGAGCAATATAGCGAGGTCGATGAAGCTAGAAACTTTGGAGTATCTAGAGCTGTTCCGTCAGTCCAGCAGATGAATGCTAGCAAGAAGACTGCTGAGATGAGATTAATTGCAGCCAGGAAGATGGAGGAAGCAGCTAGGGCTGCAGAGGCAGTTGCACTTGCTGAGATAAAGGCTTTATCAACCAATGAAGAGTCATTTCAGTTCCTCCTTCCTGAGCCAGATAATGCAATCTCATTCTTGGAAAGGTCATCCCCATCTCCTTTCAACTCTAAGACTCAGAATGGAGTGAAGgcgcaaaagaaaaatataggaGAGGCCCTGTCCCAAAATGATGTGGCCAATACTCCTAAGGTTTCTATTCTAAAGAAGTTAGAGGATGCAACAGAAGAAGTCAAATTCAGTCAGCAAGCCCTGGAAGAGGCTCTAAACAGAGTGGAGATTGCAAATAAGAAGCAACTCGCAGCTGGTGAGGCCTTGCGCAAATGGACACCGAAGCATGATCACAGGGGAGCGGGACCTGCTAAGAGAGTGAATCTCTCCAATCCATCTGATCATCCACTAAATTCACCGCTCATAGATATGCGCAGGCCGGATCTTGCTGATGAGGAACAGAAACCTGTTTTGAGGCCCACGGTTTCGATGCGGGACGTGCTGAGCAGGAAGCAAGCGCTGCCAGAAGAATTTGTAGCAAGAAGACAGACCGAAGGTCGACGGGTTGCTCTAAGTCAGATGCTTAATGAACTGAGAGAAGATCTAACGTTCCCAGCCAAGGCTGAAGGGAACCGTCAAAAGCAGTTCCTAGCGCAGCGCAAGAAGTTCGGTTTCATACACATCTCGCTGCCCTTGACAAAACACAATAAGAAAAACGTGCAACCTTCGGACTTATGATGATTTTCTTAGTTGGTCCATAGATTCTGCTCTCTGCTCCGTGTGTTCTAGTGTGCAATTGTCCTCCTTCTGGACGCATGGTCCTTTGCCATGTTTGTTAGTGTTGATTGTTTGAATCCGGGGTCTTGATTCGTCATTCGGATTTCTTGAATGTGTTGGGATGATTTTTCATTGATGTGTTGGGCTTTCAGAGAGGACTGCATATAGTGTGTAATCTTATTATCAGATTCAGTATAGTGAAGATTAAGCTTTATTAATTCGGTGAAGTGTAGTGCTGCAGCTGCTTGAGAAGATGCTTGGGGCCAGTTTTAATTGATATGAAACTGTGGCTCTGTTTTTCCCAAAACAAGGGGTCGTCTCATGGTGTATCCTGGCATCAATTCGCAAACTAGATGAcgaaatatcattttttaacaAAACCTTGCCACACGTAAAAGCgataataatacaaatgatccataaactttgaATTAATGTTAAATgtgatcattgaatttttaatttattcaacgtGGTTCTGAACTTTATTCTAATGTGTAACGAgatctgaacttttaattcgtTCAATATTGTCCATGAGCTTTTAATACACATTAAATTTAGTCTCTGAACTATacgaaaatgtttaatgttatatttttattaattcgaATTCGgggataatattgaatatttatgtATAGTATATAAACTAACTTGATTGAATATTGTAAAAATTGaggaatcatattgaataatttagaaattcACTAATTGCGTTGCAAATTGAGTTATAGTTTAGAGATCATATTGAATAGATTAAATATTCAAGGATGATATTGTAAAGTTAATGAATGATTCGTattaaaaacaaaaggagagagaataaATCCAAGCCAAAATTGCCATCGTTCCTCAAACTCTGGATGATGAGCCATATTTTCCCCAGCAAATGCAGAAGCGCCACGCATCGACCACTCGCTCCCACGGCGCTTACGTGTCCCGTGCTGGTTAGCCAGGTGGAAGTTCGCCAAAAGTAAGCAAGAGAACATCCCACCGCGCGAAAAACATTTTAACTCTTTTCAAATTAACTTTTTTGCAGTCCCGCGCAAGACTGTAGCTCGCGAGTTTCTATACCTCGGGCATTTTCTTTGGAATTTTGCCCATTCGCCTCGCCTGGTTGGGGAGAACAGAGATTTTGTCCGTGGCCCACggaataatataaattaatttgatcatTCCTCTGTTTAGATCATCATTTCGTCGAGACCCATTTGTTGGGATCAGCGCTAAGTGCCGCTATTGAtcataaagaaaagcaagagtTCGAAAGGCTTTTCGGTAGAGGCGCACCAAGAAGCTCGAGTGAGCACGTCAATGGCGAGGGCCAGGAAAAGGGTTCGCGCGACTCGTCGTGCTGCTGATGGAAGCGCATTCCAGAATTGGTATTCGCAGAGCCCGAGTCATTTTGGGCgtacattattttttcactctttctttctttctttctattttttgctGTTTGAGTTTTTGTGTGTTGATGCAGCGATACTTGTGGGGAATCGGTGGCAATCGCTTTGGCCGACATGCACGAGTGCGAAGAACCCAAGAAGGAAGTGAAGAGATTCAGAGGGTTCTGTGGCGTTCTAAAGAGTAACTACGTTGGGGAAGAGAGCGCCGCCGATCAGCCCAGATCGGCCTTTTGCTTCTTCATGTAATGTCTCAGGCCTCTGTTTGCTTCCACGCTCTGTGTTCTTAAGCAATGCCTGTGTTCTTAGTTCGGGCTATCGAATGTTTTGCTTTGAGCGTCTTGTTACCTTGCTGAAGTTATTCGGGACGGTGGAAGAGGGCAGGAGCATTTATGGTTTTGCCTTTTGCTCTATTTGCACGTGGATACTAGGCATATTTGCTTCCAATTTATTAGGGCCGGACGCAGATGTTTGTCGAACAtataaattcatattttttaggTGTGATGGTTCTTCAGGGAGAGCTTTCTTAGGAACAGAGAGGGTGTACATTCGATTGATGTCGAAAGAGAGGGATTTGAAACATGGAAGAACATGTCCGTCGAGGTAGCTCCAAACGATACCTTCTTTTAGTCCTATCAATTGGTCTGCATTTTCGATCAACTGGGTTTGTGTTTTTGATTCAGGAGAGGCAACCGTACATCATCCAGGAGCGAAAGATAGACTCAGTTTACCGGGAAGCTTTGCTTCGAGAGATAAATGATGCATCTGAGGTAATGTATGATTCTTAATCGATTCTGTTCATCGCTACATCATTTGGCTTCCACTTTGCTGGTCGACATTTTATCCTCCACACGGTTTTGCACCTATTGGTGATAAGTCGTAATATTCAGCTGAAAGATTAAGATTTTTAGTTCTCGGAGTAAATGGTATTGTAGAGGAAGAAGTACGGTGGAGTTCCGAGTCATTTTTTTAGAGAGACGGTGCAATTTTGAGGCGacttgattttcccaaagtttAGTGAACTGTTGTCTTTCTTTACAAGTCCGACAAATGCGAGGAAGTGTTATCACGACCGGTATGTTGTGCTTTTCGGCGTCAGTGGACTTACCTGATCCTTGAGATGATGAGACATTGTGACTGGTCACTCTAGAATCTCCACTTCCATGATTGATATACACTTATGAGGTTTCTACGAGCTCCCAAATGCTGCTTAAATGTTCTGCAGATGGAAGATGAGGCGGACTCTGCTATGGTTGGGAAATTCGATCTGGTTCGTGAATTTTCTTATGCTAACTTGCGCACAGAACTCCTCTTCTTTCCCAAGCATGTGCCTTTACAACATCCTCTTCGTAATCAGTCGCAGTTCTATGAAGACTATGAAGATGGTGGCAacgacgatgacgatgatgactCCGGTTGCTTCGAAGCATTCCCTAGCTTCGACACCTATGAATGGTAATTCTTCACTATGTTCACTGGCATGAAGCCAACACGTGTGAATCTTCAGATTTCTCCCCAAGGGCACTACGTACATTCTCTTTAGTCAGCTACTAACTTAATGAAACTCTCTTCAACACTAGGCGAATGGTCCGCTCCTGGGTCGTTAAGAAAGGTGAAGCTGAAGGTTGATGGCTGTTTCAAAGGTTATCGATCTGGTCGACTTACAAATGACGGTGCTATGAAATGTGGACGCTGCGGAATTTTGGTGAACTCGCTGTGTTCAGAGAAGGATGAGTCATATTGGCTATTGTAAAGAAACATGGATGTGCATAAGTTTTGTCAGTCGGGAAATTCTTCCACTCAAACTTGAAGTCGCTGATCCAATCCTAGAATGATCAAGCTCAGTGCTAAAATCTGTGCTTTATCCCATATCCTACTGTCAAAGTTTGCAGATAAGGTGCATCTTAGTGGGTGAGGTTCATTGTGTTTCGGTTCGGGTTACAAACCCGAGTAGAATCGTCACAATACCTAATCTTTTAGCTATTACCCGAACCAGAATAAGGCCTAATCTGAAAAGACTCGAGATTTTCGGTAATGTTCGGATCCGATTGGTTCGTTTGGGGCCAGGTGTTTTTTCGACAGCCCCACATATTAAGAAAAGAACGCGTTCGTGCATTTTCGAAGCTAGtttatgaaaattgatttgCGTATTTGGACCGAAAGCATTATTGGACCAAAGATGCTGAGTCAAATGATTATCCATAACGAGATGAGTTTCAGCTCAATGACATGCATAGTCAGTTAcgtgttcattttcttttgtccttcgTCCATCAAGTGAGAGTTTCAACTTAGAATTTGCCAGAGAAAAAGTGGTTAATGCACCAATTGACAGCGCATAATGCGTTGATTATAATGCTTGCATGATATGCATCTCATTTAGTCTTACATGCAATGTGATCGTTATAATTAACATATATTCTTATCGTGCACTATCATTACTAAAACTTAAATGTGTtaatgcatgtatgatatgtATTCAAATTTTTACTTGCAttgtttaagaaataaaaaataatataaatcgttcatgaactttgatctaatatataatatcatcgtcaaatttttaatttatatagcgttatccttaaattttaattcGGTATACAATATCATCCTTAAAAATTTGgtatatgtttaatttaattctcATACTATATGAAAGTGTTCAATATATtcatgaacttgaattaatctaacatttgatatttttatgtagttttaggattaaattgaatattgcGTATTAAACTAAAGATCATAgactaaattaaaagttcataaacaatATTATATATCGGATCAAAATTTAGAGATAATTTTAGTAAATATCTCTTGGAAGAAATTTCCGTTATAGTTTAATTGCGTGTTCTTGTCGCGCTATCCATTCACAAAATATCTGAAAGGGCCAAAAAACAAGGAACAAAAATGACGAAAGAGGGAGCCGCAGCACGTGAGCGGCGAGTGACCGGGccgggaaaagaagaaaatcaaaccCGTCACGTCACGTGTTATCCACACGTACGGTCGCAATTAAAAATAATCCAATctactttcttttctctccctttttttgtttttctgtttttttccttttcaaggaaaaatagagaaagaaaatattcgAAGCATCAGGCATCGTCACGTAGAGCAGGAGAGAGCCTCCTCCCtccgatgatgatgatgatcaaaTCCTGAacctcgctcgctcgctctgccgccgccgccaccaccaccaccatcgccGCCGCCTCTCGCGATCGCCAATGGAGTCTTGCTCCTGCAATTTCGCGAGCTCTTCTTCCCTGTTGCTCCCTCCGAAGCTCCCGCAGCGCAAGCCGCCCCCGTTCGAGCTCAATCTATCCGTGCGCGTTCCCCTCTCCCTTCTCCTTTCTCGAAACAGAATCGCGTCTTGTCGAGTCCGATTTTTTCTGCTCGGTCCGTATTTCGattcgttcgttcgttcgtcAGTTTTGCTCCTCCTTTTGTTCGCGGCAGAAATGGAAGCCGAAGGGCCGGTGTCGGCGGCACCGCCCGGGGATTCGCAGCGCCTGCGGCGGCTCCGAAGATAGCGCCTCCGTCAATGGATTCCCGATCACGCCTAACAAGTTCTTCATGCAGGAGGTGAGCTAGTTGGTTTAATTTCTTTGCGCTTTTCGAACTGTGTTCCGTTCTTGAGCTGCGCGATTTGTTTCGATGGAGAAACTGAGCTCGTTCTAGTCATTGGGAAAGAAGAAAGGCTCTTGAGGTCGTACTATGCTGTGCTTATGGTCCTGGTGTATTCTTTTCCTAATTATAAGgaggaaatagaaagaaagattCCGAGGCTGCTTCTGTGTTATGCTTATGATGGTGctgtgtttgtttgtttgtttgggGAAAATTCACACAATAGGTCGTCCTTTTATGTGCTTGGATGAGCTTGTAATGAATTGATGGTTAACTTGAATAATCTTAGTTCTTCATTGTTAGTGCTCATGGGCTTAGAGAAATTTTATTGGTCAGCACAAAATTGGTGGATTTTTAGGTGCTCAGAGTACTGTTCTTGATTTTCAGTGTGCAGACGCGCTGGTAAAtgtgttttgatttgtttgtttgattgattttgggGTTGTCAGGCAATTGGAGCGGAATATGGGGAGGGTTTCGAGACATTTAGAGCGGATGGCCCTCTAAAGATGGATGTGGTAGCATTCTCTTGCTTCTTGTGTAAATTTGTGTCTCTATTTTGTGActgttttgggttttgatgTGCTTTCTCTATGTTTTATAAGCTGTCTTCCTGTGATAGGATTTTCTGAACGACAGACTACAAGAAGGGTTTCTTCAACGTATACGATATGCGATGAAACCAGACGAGGCTTACGGGCTTATTTTCTCCTGGGACAATGTGGTGGTAATGCTTTTGACTCCAGTCTCGTACATCTATTATCTTGTTGAGATGCTAAATTGATTTGACTAGGGGTGTGATTGGTCGGAATCAGATATGTGGAGCTTTTCAGTTCATCATTGACTCCTGAATGAATGCTTACTGGTTACTTTCAAACTACTGAATACTATATTTGCGATTCTTCTTTATGATAAAGGTCCCAAAGTTGAAGGTAAACAGATGGAGTCTATATCAAACATTAAAAACTGAGGAGTTCATATATTTGCATTCCTTAGGTGATTAACATCTCAATAGTTAAGGTTGTAAGTTATAATTTTCTCAATACTTGTTCAAGTTCTCACGTATTAAACTTCAATATCAGGTAGACACCCAGTCTCTGAAGTTGAAAGCATTGAAGCAGCTGGCCATTGAAGAGGGTATATAATACTTCCCCACCAGTATGCCCTAAATATTGTTGGTAGAATAACTTCAGTCTAGGCATTAAGCATCTCTTGGTCATAAATTTGGAGTACCATTGGTTAATCATGAGGACTTATGCTTCATGCCTGAAATGGAAGTTCTTAACAAGTTTAAGCAGCAAGTTTGAGGACCATGGTCTAACTTCATGTTTGTTCTCTTTCTTATGTATATATCAAGAAATATGCGTAAGTAAGGCTTTGGGATGGATTCTGTTAGATAGCCAACCTGTCAATGAGAACTTTCACTGCTTCTAGAATCAAGGAATCGGTATTTTTGGACGATAGGATTTACTGCAAAATCTGAGTGTGATATTTTTGTGGTATCTTTTACTCTTACAAGTGATCGATAGAAATCAAAGTCTTCAATTgacgataaaaaaaataaaaaaaaataaataatattttttttctagaatgcAGGATGCTGCTTTTGAGAATTTTATGAAGCAGGTGAAATGAAAATTCAACATATAATTCATTGGCCTTCATTTTGCAGGCAAAGAATTACCTGAGGACATCCGATTACAAAAGCTCATGCTTCATGCAGGTGCTGATCACCTTCTACATAAGGTTTGCAATCATGgtctcctttaaaaaaaaattattttcttgttgcGTTGGATGATGTGCATCGTTGCCCTCTACTTATCTACATTAATATGGAACAAGAAGGAGAAAAGCGAACAAATATATCTTATGTGGTTGTGCTtgaagaaattgctgaactttgCTCTTTTCTCCATGTATGGCCGTGCCAGTCATGGCAAAATGGAGCATCTATTCATCTAGTTAAAATAGGTTGAAACCTTGAAGGGACGTTGTCGTGGCAGTCTGTTGAATTTTGTGATCACATGAGATAAATGATTGAACATGTTAAAATATGCCAGCTCTCTTTATAAATGCGATGCCAATTGGATTTGGAAACTTTCCAGTTTTTAGCAAGTGCaatctttgatcaaatcatgATTACCTTTGACAACTCCCTTGCAAAGTCCTTTGCTTTTGAAGCTGGTGTTTATAGAGGaattttatgttttatattCCAAGATGGTGGTGCATGACAAGCCTTGACAAATTTTCAGGTTTTGCTGTGGGATGGAGAAAGTGAGCAAGATAGATTAAAGTCGAGGCTTGCCCAGTTATATTATGATAATCTTCTTGAAGTGAGAGCAAGCTATTGATTTTATTGACATGTTCGTCTCCATGACCATGAGTTAATTGTGATACAATTGATATGTTTTGGCATCCAGCTCACAGAACCCATGGAGGGACTGAAAGAATGGATGGATGCAGTACATACGGCTCGTGTCCCTTGTGCTGTTGTTTCTAGTCTGGATCGGAAAACTATGATTGAGGCGCTTGACCACTTGAAGCTTACCAAATATTTTCAGGTAGGCAATGGCCTTGCAgtatttgtttcttttcatggtGCCGTAAGTGTGATAATCATGAACTTGAGCTTGAACTACAAAATTGTCATTTTCTCATGAGCTTCAAAGGCTGAGCAACATTCGATTGCTTTCACTAGTTTCTTTATTATCTATCCACTGAAAGCCCCAGTACAGGAGCACTAtagaaaaggtgaaaaaaagaaggaaagagcaACATTCTCATTCCAAAGCAGGAAAACTCAATGCTGGATTTATCATTGTTACAGCAATTATTCTCTGTGTCATCTACAGGCAGTAGTTTCAGAAGAAGATGGCATGGAGTCAATAGCTCATAGATTTCTTTCAGCTGCTTTGAAGGTGCGTTAAGACATCTGCAATCTACTTTTACAGCATTTGGTTGATTCCAGCTATATAACTCATGGTGTTTTCAGCTCTGGGTGAGCTGTTGTGAGATTGTTGCACTACTCATCAGAATTGTTAAAAAGCCAactaaaaagtttaaattaatagATTGAGGGAgaaacaacataaatttaagatCCCACCTCTTTGACATGCAAACCCGATTAAGAGCTGCAAAAGGGAGGCTCCACATGCAGTGTAAATTATTGAGGAATCTTACTCTGATGCCTAATTCAAACATACAATGGCTTAAACCGACAAGTTGAGGGGACTACATGAGTATGAGACCCATCAAAATCTATAAACAAACAGAATGGGatattttaacaataacaaTGGACTTCTAAATGGGTTTCCGTGGAACTTTAGGAAGTAAATCTTCCttataatccattttatttgtTGCAGCTGGACCGCAAACCATCGAAGTGTATAGTATTCGAAGATGACCCCAGAGGCGTAACTGCTGCTCACAACTGTACGATGATGGCCATTGCCTTGATAGGCTCTCACCCAGCGTATGTATCTATTCTATTTCCTAGCAATTTCTCCACTTCATTTCTCTTCCCGATTCTATCTTCAGATTGGACATAACATAAACAGAACACTATGAGTTTCGGAAGTTGATAGCTGTGAGGCTGTGCAGGTATGATTTGGAGCAGGCAGATCTTACCGTCGCAAGCTTCAATGAGCTTTCAGTGATTAACCTCCGCAGATTATTCGCCAACAAGGGGTCCACTTTCATGGACTTACAAAAGCAAATTGCAGAGAGAGAACATCCCAAACGGAAACTCACCGTGGAGGATCCAATTTTTTGATTAGTTAGTCCAGATAATTTTCCGTAATTAAGCTACTTATATCCTCTATTTGCCCACTTCAACGttgaaatttctttaatttttctttgtcaGATGAAAAAATATGTAGCCTCTACTCTTTCCGGTTCATGTATCTCAAAGTTCAGCCAACAGTTACAGCGCATTTACTTCTGTAATAGTATAGGGATTCTCGTCAGTGTATGTAGATCAAAATTGGGTTACGATTCCTCTTGGTTGATTCGAACTCAAACCATAGACGTGGAGAGCATTCTTGATATCGCGGTGTTGGTGGGATTAACTTTTCGTGAGATCTGTGGATTTCATATTTGCTGATAATCCTTGCCTAAGCAGCATTCCGTAATAAGTTCGATTGCCGTAGACTCTCCGATAACTTTTCTGGTGAGGCAGACTGAGGAAAGCTTGAAAATGACCTCGAGATTGTCCTGTTTTACTCCACGAAATCAATTGGTAAATCAGTGTGAGTGGAcactgaaatttgaaaatttcgaGGGGACCGTGTCTTCCTTGACAGATGGGAGTGGTTAACTTATCAAGGTGTTTTTTTAATTGGTAAAATGAAGATGAGTAGGGCAAACGGTGCCGACTATCCCTCTAAGCGTTACTATAAGGCTGCCAAATTTGCTAATTACTCTGCACCGTCCTCGATCTATAAGGCCCAGATTGGCGAACACCACGCTTACTAAGAAAATGCAACTTTAGTTAATAAACTTTAAATGAAGATAATTGCTCAAAAGATTTCATCACATGGTCATCATTGGTCATCAGTTTGATTCATGTCGTGAGCAAATCTCTAAACAAATCATGCCACCTTACTTAATTATACAATATTGAGTATGGAGAGACTTTCTAATTGCTAAATTTTGATAAGGCCGTAAGTAATAGGTGTACGAGGAGTTTGCAAATACTACTTCCCTCTCTTGATTCTTTTTTCAAGCGCAAATggtcaaattatatatatatatatatatatatatatatatatatatatatataaaaagtaagtttaattatgattttcttaaatttaactATGATCttatttatgatataaaaatacTATTATTCTCATGCCATAATCAGAAAAGCTAACATGATTAAAAAGATCATATAAAATATCTCTATTTTACACACCAAATAATCGAAACTCAGATTATTAAGAAATCGCCATAGAAATATATGGATAATTCAGAGACAATGTTGGCTTCATGCTTGATTAGTCTATAGCAGATATTTTGCCTAATTATTCATCTATTAACTTCTAAATGGACAAGAGCCGAGGAACTCCATGCATCCTCCCGGTTAAAACGCACTTTCCGATCTCCCCAAAAAAAGGAGACAATCGCTTCTTTTCTGAGgcgaggagaggagaggagaggagaggaagcTAGCGGGACCCACCCCGAAGATGATCGAAGCTGACATGGCAAGGAACGAGGATGCACGCTCGCTGGGAACGATCTGTCGATCGAAATTACGCTTCCGGATATGCCCCCTTATCTTATCGTCCTCGAATCCCTCCATTCCATTCCCGACGAAGCTGACGAtgatggcggtggcggcggcaatgAACTCCGCACTCGGGTCCTGCTGATTCTTCTGCGCGGTCAAACATGTCTTCCTCCCATTGCTACAGCTCCTCAACCATGGCTTCTTTGTCGGCCGTCTCGACCGCCCAGGCAAGATCCTCATCTCCTTCCTTCGCCTTCctccccaattcaaaacccagGAGCAGAGTCGCCTGCGCTCTCGGAGGTAACACCCCTTtgatttcctctctctctctctccctctctttttccatAGTTGCGCTGTAATTCAGATGGAAC
This Eucalyptus grandis isolate ANBG69807.140 chromosome 7, ASM1654582v1, whole genome shotgun sequence DNA region includes the following protein-coding sequences:
- the LOC104454451 gene encoding uncharacterized protein LOC104454451 isoform X2, with translation MARARKRVRATRRAADGSAFQNCDTCGESVAIALADMHECEEPKKEVKRFRGFCGVLKSNYVGEESAADQPRSAFCFFMESFLRNREGVHSIDVEREGFETWKNMSVEERQPYIIQERKIDSVYREALLREINDASEMEDEADSAMVGKFDLSQFYEDYEDGGNDDDDDDSGCFEAFPSFDTYEWRMVRSWVVKKGEAEG
- the LOC104454452 gene encoding 5-amino-6-(5-phospho-D-ribitylamino)uracil phosphatase, chloroplastic isoform X1, with the translated sequence MESCSCNFASSSSLLLPPKLPQRKPPPFELNLSKWKPKGRCRRHRPGIRSACGGSEDSASVNGFPITPNKFFMQEAIGAEYGEGFETFRADGPLKMDVDFLNDRLQEGFLQRIRYAMKPDEAYGLIFSWDNVVVDTQSLKLKALKQLAIEEGKELPEDIRLQKLMLHAGADHLLHKVLLWDGESEQDRLKSRLAQLYYDNLLELTEPMEGLKEWMDAVHTARVPCAVVSSLDRKTMIEALDHLKLTKYFQAVVSEEDGMESIAHRFLSAALKLDRKPSKCIVFEDDPRGVTAAHNCTMMAIALIGSHPAYDLEQADLTVASFNELSVINLRRLFANKGSTFMDLQKQIAEREHPKRKLTVEDPIF
- the LOC104454452 gene encoding 5-amino-6-(5-phospho-D-ribitylamino)uracil phosphatase, chloroplastic isoform X2 — encoded protein: MESCSCNFASSSSLLLPPKLPQRKPPPFELNLSKWKPKGRCRRHRPGIRSACGGSEDSASVNGFPITPNKFFMQEAIGAEYGEGFETFRADGPLKMDVDFLNDRLQEGFLQRIRYAMKPDEAYGLIFSWDNVVVDTQSLKLKALKQLAIEEGKELPEDIRLQKLMLHAGADHLLHKLTEPMEGLKEWMDAVHTARVPCAVVSSLDRKTMIEALDHLKLTKYFQAVVSEEDGMESIAHRFLSAALKLDRKPSKCIVFEDDPRGVTAAHNCTMMAIALIGSHPAYDLEQADLTVASFNELSVINLRRLFANKGSTFMDLQKQIAEREHPKRKLTVEDPIF
- the LOC104454451 gene encoding uncharacterized protein LOC104454451 isoform X1, yielding MARARKRVRATRRAADGSAFQNCDTCGESVAIALADMHECEEPKKEVKRFRGFCGVLKSNYVGEESAADQPRSAFCFFMESFLRNREGVHSIDVEREGFETWKNMSVEERQPYIIQERKIDSVYREALLREINDASEMEDEADSAMVGKFDLVREFSYANLRTELLFFPKHVPLQHPLRNQSQFYEDYEDGGNDDDDDDSGCFEAFPSFDTYEWRMVRSWVVKKGEAEG
- the LOC104454450 gene encoding WEB family protein At2g40480, coding for MAENPDGVLDKCCSKEYYPSPEGDFGPGGTEMAGAKKVNLRVEIDTSPPFGSVKEAVTHFEGSGSWFSLHGLGLRHSYLQGIGGVDLKKVEEQTLELEKNLIVKELETLDVLEELGTTKRIVEDLKWQLQHEALKSMTVPEPQERMPTPMNEDIKKENHKYILSNHEQAVGTSSLCPSPSPDLILMELNQAKLNLGKTIHELGLIQTSVESLNKKIKKEKASLEKTRQRLTSKPAGASYLKEEPERQRTKPLLVDDSDLFGNCKNIMELLPDGNYRPEQYSEVDEARNFGVSRAVPSVQQMNASKKTAEMRLIAARKMEEAARAAEAVALAEIKALSTNEESFQFLLPEPDNAISFLERSSPSPFNSKTQNGVKAQKKNIGEALSQNDVANTPKVSILKKLEDATEEVKFSQQALEEALNRVEIANKKQLAAGEALRKWTPKHDHRGAGPAKRVNLSNPSDHPLNSPLIDMRRPDLADEEQKPVLRPTVSMRDVLSRKQALPEEFVARRQTEGRRVALSQMLNELREDLTFPAKAEGNRQKQFLAQRKKFGFIHISLPLTKHNKKNVQPSDL